The Gemmatimonadota bacterium DNA segment CTATCGGACGGAGGTGCTGCCGCCGGCGCGAGCCAACGTCGAGTCGTCCTTCGCCTCGTACCGGGTCGGTGCCGTCGATTTCATGACTCTCGTGGATGCGCAGATGACCGTGAACCAGTACCAGCAGGAATACTACGGGCTGCTGGCCGAGTATGGCCGGGCCGTGGCGGAGTTGGAGATGAGCATTGGCCGGGAGCTCCCCCGGACGGATGAGCTGATTGCGGAGGCGACATGAGCACGCGGCGACAAGTCTTCATTTCCCTGGCGGTGCTGGCGGTGGCGGGGGCAGCGGTGGCCGGCTACACCGCCACCACCCGAGGCCAGGAGAAGTCCGGCGCCGCGGCCGGGCACGAGCACGCCGCCATGGCCGGCGCCTCGGGCGACGAGCTGCAGCCCGTGCACCTGGATCCCGAGGCCGCGCGGCGCATCGGCGTCACGTACGCGGTGGCCCAGCGCAAGCCGTTCCGCCGCACGGTCGCTACCGTGGGCAATGTGACGTACGACGAAACGAGGCTGGCGAATCTGAACCCCAAGATCGAGGGGTGGGTCGAGCGCCTGCACATCGACTTCACGGGTGCGCCGGTGCGCAGGGGCGAGCCACTGATGGACATTTACAGCCCCATGCTCGTAGCGGCACAGGAGGAGCTGATCCTCGCCCGGCGTCTCGCGGACGCGGCCGTGGACGGCAGCGGCGGCCGCGCCGAGCGCAACGCCCAGGACCTGCTCGAGTCCGCGCGGCGGCGGTTCGGCTATTGGGATATTCCCGAGGACGAGGTCGCACGCATCGAGCGGAGCGGCGCCCCTCGCAAGACGCTCACGCTGCGCGCGCCCGCCACCGGGATCGTGGTGGAAAAGAACGTGGTGGAAGGCGCGCGCATCATGCCGGGGATGGACGTCTACAAGATCGCCGACCTCTCGCAGGTGTGGATTGAGGGAGAAGTCTTCGAGAAGGACCTCTCCCTGGTGCACCTCGGCCAGCCCGCGCGCGTGACTTTCGACGCCTATCCCGGTGAGGTGTTCGAGGGGCGCGTCACCTACGTCTATCCCACCGTGGCCGTGGAAGCGCGCACCGGGCGCATCCGCGTCGAGCTGCCGAACCCGCAGCTCCGCTTCAAGCCGGGGATGTATGCCAAGCTCGAGCTGGCGGCCACGCGCGAGCGTGACGCGCTCATGATCCCGCGCTCCGCGGTGCACTTCACGGGGGAGCGCGCCCTCGTGTTCGTGCGCGGCCGCGACGGGATGCTGGTTCCGCGCGAGGTGAGCACGGGACTCGTCGCCGCTGAGGAGATCGAGGTACTGGCGGGGCTGGCGGAAGGCGACGTCGTCGTCAGCTCGGCGAACTTCCTCATCGACGCGGAGGCCAACATGGGCAGGTCCATGAGCTCGATGCCAGGGATGGGGACGAGGGCCGAGCCGGAGGCGGGAACGACGGAAGAGCGGGCCGGGCCGGTTCGCGCACCGGCGGCGCAGCGGGAGGAGGAACGCGGCGGGGCGCCGGCGTCGCCCAGCAAGAAGCCGCAGGAGCAGGTCGACCACAACGCTCCCACCAAGCATTGAGGCGGTCGAGGCATGCTGAAGCGAGTCATCGAATGGTCCGTGGCCAACAAGTTCCTGGTGCTGGCGTTCACGGCGTTCGTGGTGGCCGCCGGCATCATTGCCATGCGCCGAACGCCGTTGGAGGCGCTGCCGGACCTCTCCGACGTACAGGTGATCGTCCAGACCGACTACGAGGGTCAGGCGCCCCAGATCGTGGAGGACCAGGTCACCTATCCCATCGCCTCCGAGATGCTGAAGGTGCCGGGGGGGCAGACCGTGCGCGGCTACTCCTTCTTCGGCGTCTCGTTCGTCTACGTGATTTTCGAGGACGGGACGGACCTGTACTGGGCGCGCAGCCGCGTCCTCGAGTACCTCTCCGCGATTCGCGGCAAGCTGCCCCGGAGCGCGGAGGCCGCGCTCGGGCCCGACGCGACGGGGCTCGGCTGGGTCTACGAGTACGCCCTCGAGGACACGACCGGACGGCGCTCGCTCGCCGACCTGCGCGCCATCCAGGACTGGTACCTGCGCTACCAGCTCACGGCCGTGCCGGGCGTCAGTGAAGTCGCCACCGTGGGCGGCTTCGAGAAGACCTACGAGGTCACGGTGGATCCCGCGCGCCTGCGCGCATACGGCATCCCCGTTTCGCGCGTGATGCAGGCCGTGCAGGCGTCGAACAAGGACGTCGGCGCCATGATGATGGAGCTCAGCGAGCGCGAGTATATGGTGCGTGGGCTCGGCTACCTTAAGAGCACGCGCGACATCGAGAACGTGGTGGTGGGCGCCACGGCCGCAGGCACGCCCATCCGCATCGCCGATGTGGCCACCGTGCAGCTCTCGCCCGACGTACGCCGCGGCGTCGCCGACCTGGATGGCCGCGGCGACGTGGTAGCCGGCATTGTAGTCATGCGCTTCGGGCAGAACGCGCTGGCGACCATCAGTCGCGTGAAGGATAAGCTGCGCGAGATCGAGGCGGGACTTCCCGAGGGTGTGGTGGTCCGGCCCGTGTACGACCGCTCCGACCTGATTCGCCGGGCTATCGCCACGCTGAAGGAGAAGCTGCTGGAAGAGTCGGTCGTCGTTGCGCTGGTGTCGGTGCTTTTCCTGTTCCATGCGCGCTCCGCGCTGGTGGCCATCCTGACCCTGCCCGTGGGGATCCTGATGGCGTTCATTGTGATGCGGACGCTGGGGATCAATGCCGACATCATGTCGCTGGGCGGGATCGCGATCGCGATCGGCGCGATGATCGACGCGGCGATCGTGATGATCGAGAATATGCACAAGCACCTCGAGCGCGCGATCGCGGAGAAGCGGGCGCTGGCCGGCCACCCTGTCATGGCAACCGAAGGAGCGGGCAGCGCTCCGGAGTCGAGGGATACTCTGTCACGGGCCGTGCGCTCTTCGAGGAGCTCAGGGACAGTATGGAGACGATCCCTCGACTCGCTTAGCTCGCTCGGGATGACCACGAGAGCGGGCGGGGCTGCTCACCGAGAGGGCGTGCTGAACACGTCGGAGCTGTCCGCCCGCGAGCGCTGGTCGCTGGTGGTGCGGGCCTCGAAGGAAGTTGGGCCGGCGCTGTTCTTCTCTCTGCTCATCATCACGGTCAGCTTCCTCCCCGTCTTCAGTCTCGAGGCACAGGAGGGGAGACTCTTCAAGCCGCTCGCCTGGACGAAGACCCTGGCGATGGCGGCGGCCAGCCTGCTCTCGGTCACGCTCGTCCCGGTCACCATGGGGTTGTTCATCCGCGGCAAGGTGCACGCCGAGGAGCGGAACCCGATCTCGCGCGGGCTCATGCGCCTCTACCGGCCGGTCATCGAGTTCGTGCTGCGCTACCGGCTGCCGGTGATCGCCGCGGCGGTCGCAGTGCTGGTCGTGACGTGGATCCCGTTCCAGCGCATCGGCAGCGAGTTCATGCCGCCGCTCGACGAGGGCACCGTGCTGTACATGCCCACTACGCTGCCCGGGATCGGTGTGCAGAAGGCGCGCGAGGCGCTGCAGCGGCAGGACAGCATCCTGCGGCTCATCCCGGAGGTGGCCAGCGTGTTCGGCAAAGCGGGGCGGGCCACGACCGCGACCGATCCGGCGGGGCTCGACATGTTCGAGACCACGATCGTGCTCGAGCCGGAAGAAGAGTGGCGGCCGGGAATGAGCACGGAGCGGCTGATCGAGGAGATGGACTCGCTGGTCCGCTTCCCCGGCTTCACCAACGCCTGGACGATGCCGATCAAGGGGCGCATCGACATGCTCGCTACCGGCATCCGCACGCCCGTGGG contains these protein-coding regions:
- a CDS encoding efflux RND transporter permease subunit, with translation MLKRVIEWSVANKFLVLAFTAFVVAAGIIAMRRTPLEALPDLSDVQVIVQTDYEGQAPQIVEDQVTYPIASEMLKVPGGQTVRGYSFFGVSFVYVIFEDGTDLYWARSRVLEYLSAIRGKLPRSAEAALGPDATGLGWVYEYALEDTTGRRSLADLRAIQDWYLRYQLTAVPGVSEVATVGGFEKTYEVTVDPARLRAYGIPVSRVMQAVQASNKDVGAMMMELSEREYMVRGLGYLKSTRDIENVVVGATAAGTPIRIADVATVQLSPDVRRGVADLDGRGDVVAGIVVMRFGQNALATISRVKDKLREIEAGLPEGVVVRPVYDRSDLIRRAIATLKEKLLEESVVVALVSVLFLFHARSALVAILTLPVGILMAFIVMRTLGINADIMSLGGIAIAIGAMIDAAIVMIENMHKHLERAIAEKRALAGHPVMATEGAGSAPESRDTLSRAVRSSRSSGTVWRRSLDSLSSLGMTTRAGGAAHREGVLNTSELSARERWSLVVRASKEVGPALFFSLLIITVSFLPVFSLEAQEGRLFKPLAWTKTLAMAAASLLSVTLVPVTMGLFIRGKVHAEERNPISRGLMRLYRPVIEFVLRYRLPVIAAAVAVLVVTWIPFQRIGSEFMPPLDEGTVLYMPTTLPGIGVQKAREALQRQDSILRLIPEVASVFGKAGRATTATDPAGLDMFETTIVLEPEEEWRPGMSTERLIEEMDSLVRFPGFTNAWTMPIKGRIDMLATGIRTPVGIKIFGSDLAELERVGKQIQRAVQVVPGTRSVFAERAVSGYYLDIDVDRQAAARYGLNVEEIQDVISSAIGGMTITQTVEGRERYSVRLRYPHELRDQPEKLADVLIPVVQGGVAGGGAGMGGMGGMDGAGGTGAAGAGGRAQVPLGQVATIRRVSGPMAIKTEGAFPTAWVYVDVAGRDIGGYVRDAKRMVQQMVDLPPGYTLQWSGQYEYMQRAKEKLKLVVPATLLIIFLLLYLNFRSVGESLIVMLSLPFALVGGVLFMALLGYNWSVATVIGFIALAGVSAEIGVVLLVYLDHAHERRREAGRLRGREELFDAVREGAGQRLRPVLMTATAVIGGLLPILWGHGTGASVMKRIAAPMVGGMVSATVLTLVVIPAIYSLWKEYALLREARAPAAEMLAGAAVPVGAD
- a CDS encoding efflux RND transporter periplasmic adaptor subunit; translated protein: MSTRRQVFISLAVLAVAGAAVAGYTATTRGQEKSGAAAGHEHAAMAGASGDELQPVHLDPEAARRIGVTYAVAQRKPFRRTVATVGNVTYDETRLANLNPKIEGWVERLHIDFTGAPVRRGEPLMDIYSPMLVAAQEELILARRLADAAVDGSGGRAERNAQDLLESARRRFGYWDIPEDEVARIERSGAPRKTLTLRAPATGIVVEKNVVEGARIMPGMDVYKIADLSQVWIEGEVFEKDLSLVHLGQPARVTFDAYPGEVFEGRVTYVYPTVAVEARTGRIRVELPNPQLRFKPGMYAKLELAATRERDALMIPRSAVHFTGERALVFVRGRDGMLVPREVSTGLVAAEEIEVLAGLAEGDVVVSSANFLIDAEANMGRSMSSMPGMGTRAEPEAGTTEERAGPVRAPAAQREEERGGAPASPSKKPQEQVDHNAPTKH